The Carassius carassius chromosome 9, fCarCar2.1, whole genome shotgun sequence genome includes a region encoding these proteins:
- the LOC132149571 gene encoding transcription factor AP-4-like isoform X1, whose amino-acid sequence MEYFMVPAQKVPSLQHFRKTEKEVIGGLCSLANIPLTPETARDQERRIRREIANSNERRRMQSINAGFQSLKTLIPHSDGEKLSKAAILQQTAEYIFSLEQEKTRLLQQNTQLKRYIQKEFSGSSPKRRRAEEKDEGIGSPDILEDEKVEDLRREMIELRQQLDKERSVRMMLEEQIRSLDAHLYPEKLKVIAQQLQEQHVQTQTLLHLQQQQQDSSTPARSPQVFSPATPPAPTHHATVIVPAPAPPPAPHHVTVVTMGPASVINTASTSRQNLDTIVQAIQHIEGTQDKMVVPEEEKRRAVIVTPGRVLTDTGDSDTASDNEESEDC is encoded by the exons ATGGAGTACTTCATGGTGCCAGCTCAGAAGGTGCCCTCCTTGCAACATTTCAGGAAAACCGAGAAAGAAGTCATAGGGGGCTTGTGCAG TTTAGCAAACATTCCCCTCACGCCAGAGACGGCGCGGGACCAGGAGCGGCGCATTCGGAGGGAGATCGCCAACAGTAATGAGCGCCGGCGCATGCAGAGCATCAACGCTGGCTTCCAGTCTCTGAAAACACTCATCCCGCATAGTGACGGAGAAAAGCTAAGCAAG gctgcCATCTTACAGCAGACGGCTGAATACATCTTTTCTCTGGAGCAGGAGAAGACGCGGCTGCTGCAACAAAACACCCAACTCAAACGCTACATACAG AAGGAGTTCAGCGGCTCGTCCCCGAAGAGGAGGCGCGCCGAGGAGAAGGATGAAGGGATTGGATCTCCAGACATCCTGGAGGACGAGAAGGTGGAGGATCTTCGGCGAGAGATGATCGAACTCCGACAACAGCTGGATAAAGAGCGCTCTGTTCGCATGATGCTGGAAGAACAG ATCCGCTCACTGGATGCACATCTGTACCCAGAGAAGCTCAAAGTGATCGCTCAGCAGCTCCAGGAGCAGCACGTGCAGACACAAACTCTGCTTCATCTTCAACAGCAGCAGCAAGATAGCAGCACACCTGCTCGCAGCCCGCAG GTGTTTTCTCCTGCCACGCCGCCTGCACCCACTCATCACGCCACAGTAATCGTTCCCGCCCCTGCGCCTCCGCCCGCTCCACATCACGTCACTGTGGTGACCATGGGCCCCGCCTCCGTGATCAACACAGCATCCACATCTCGACAGAACTTGGACACCATTGTGCAG GCCATCCAGCACATCGAAGGCACGCAGGACAAGATGGTCGTGCCCGAGGAGGAGAAGCGTCGGGCGGTCATCGTCACCCCGGGCCGTGTCCTCACAGACACCGGCGACTCCGACACTGCCTCTGACAACGAAGAATCTGAGGACTGTTAA
- the LOC132149571 gene encoding transcription factor AP-4-like isoform X3 yields MEYFMVPAQKVPSLQHFRKTEKEVIGGLCSLANIPLTPETARDQERRIRREIANSNERRRMQSINAGFQSLKTLIPHSDGEKLSKAAILQQTAEYIFSLEQEKTRLLQQNTQLKRYIQKEFSGSSPKRRRAEEKDEGIGSPDILEDEKVEDLRREMIELRQQLDKERSVRMMLEEQVFSPATPPAPTHHATVIVPAPAPPPAPHHVTVVTMGPASVINTASTSRQNLDTIVQAIQHIEGTQDKMVVPEEEKRRAVIVTPGRVLTDTGDSDTASDNEESEDC; encoded by the exons ATGGAGTACTTCATGGTGCCAGCTCAGAAGGTGCCCTCCTTGCAACATTTCAGGAAAACCGAGAAAGAAGTCATAGGGGGCTTGTGCAG TTTAGCAAACATTCCCCTCACGCCAGAGACGGCGCGGGACCAGGAGCGGCGCATTCGGAGGGAGATCGCCAACAGTAATGAGCGCCGGCGCATGCAGAGCATCAACGCTGGCTTCCAGTCTCTGAAAACACTCATCCCGCATAGTGACGGAGAAAAGCTAAGCAAG gctgcCATCTTACAGCAGACGGCTGAATACATCTTTTCTCTGGAGCAGGAGAAGACGCGGCTGCTGCAACAAAACACCCAACTCAAACGCTACATACAG AAGGAGTTCAGCGGCTCGTCCCCGAAGAGGAGGCGCGCCGAGGAGAAGGATGAAGGGATTGGATCTCCAGACATCCTGGAGGACGAGAAGGTGGAGGATCTTCGGCGAGAGATGATCGAACTCCGACAACAGCTGGATAAAGAGCGCTCTGTTCGCATGATGCTGGAAGAACAG GTGTTTTCTCCTGCCACGCCGCCTGCACCCACTCATCACGCCACAGTAATCGTTCCCGCCCCTGCGCCTCCGCCCGCTCCACATCACGTCACTGTGGTGACCATGGGCCCCGCCTCCGTGATCAACACAGCATCCACATCTCGACAGAACTTGGACACCATTGTGCAG GCCATCCAGCACATCGAAGGCACGCAGGACAAGATGGTCGTGCCCGAGGAGGAGAAGCGTCGGGCGGTCATCGTCACCCCGGGCCGTGTCCTCACAGACACCGGCGACTCCGACACTGCCTCTGACAACGAAGAATCTGAGGACTGTTAA
- the LOC132149571 gene encoding transcription factor AP-4-like isoform X2, producing the protein MEDPWLVSLANIPLTPETARDQERRIRREIANSNERRRMQSINAGFQSLKTLIPHSDGEKLSKAAILQQTAEYIFSLEQEKTRLLQQNTQLKRYIQKEFSGSSPKRRRAEEKDEGIGSPDILEDEKVEDLRREMIELRQQLDKERSVRMMLEEQIRSLDAHLYPEKLKVIAQQLQEQHVQTQTLLHLQQQQQDSSTPARSPQVFSPATPPAPTHHATVIVPAPAPPPAPHHVTVVTMGPASVINTASTSRQNLDTIVQAIQHIEGTQDKMVVPEEEKRRAVIVTPGRVLTDTGDSDTASDNEESEDC; encoded by the exons ATGGAAGACCCTTGGCTTGTCAG TTTAGCAAACATTCCCCTCACGCCAGAGACGGCGCGGGACCAGGAGCGGCGCATTCGGAGGGAGATCGCCAACAGTAATGAGCGCCGGCGCATGCAGAGCATCAACGCTGGCTTCCAGTCTCTGAAAACACTCATCCCGCATAGTGACGGAGAAAAGCTAAGCAAG gctgcCATCTTACAGCAGACGGCTGAATACATCTTTTCTCTGGAGCAGGAGAAGACGCGGCTGCTGCAACAAAACACCCAACTCAAACGCTACATACAG AAGGAGTTCAGCGGCTCGTCCCCGAAGAGGAGGCGCGCCGAGGAGAAGGATGAAGGGATTGGATCTCCAGACATCCTGGAGGACGAGAAGGTGGAGGATCTTCGGCGAGAGATGATCGAACTCCGACAACAGCTGGATAAAGAGCGCTCTGTTCGCATGATGCTGGAAGAACAG ATCCGCTCACTGGATGCACATCTGTACCCAGAGAAGCTCAAAGTGATCGCTCAGCAGCTCCAGGAGCAGCACGTGCAGACACAAACTCTGCTTCATCTTCAACAGCAGCAGCAAGATAGCAGCACACCTGCTCGCAGCCCGCAG GTGTTTTCTCCTGCCACGCCGCCTGCACCCACTCATCACGCCACAGTAATCGTTCCCGCCCCTGCGCCTCCGCCCGCTCCACATCACGTCACTGTGGTGACCATGGGCCCCGCCTCCGTGATCAACACAGCATCCACATCTCGACAGAACTTGGACACCATTGTGCAG GCCATCCAGCACATCGAAGGCACGCAGGACAAGATGGTCGTGCCCGAGGAGGAGAAGCGTCGGGCGGTCATCGTCACCCCGGGCCGTGTCCTCACAGACACCGGCGACTCCGACACTGCCTCTGACAACGAAGAATCTGAGGACTGTTAA